The Siniperca chuatsi isolate FFG_IHB_CAS linkage group LG7, ASM2008510v1, whole genome shotgun sequence genome includes a window with the following:
- the pld3 gene encoding 5'-3' exonuclease PLD3, whose amino-acid sequence MKTDMAYNQLVDVERRRQESNRKAQLYSRCVIALATVSTMLLAATALYILLTPRVSSSHPAPSSSVRRPQAESCSDPCKIVLVESIPEGLEFNSSTTHPSIFHTWLNLMGEAHSSIDIASFYWTLTNKDTGTHEPTANQGETILKTLAELSGKVSVRIAVNTPQESQPQDDLRLLRDSGADIRTVNMRELTSGVLHTKFWVVDKKHIYIGSANMDWRSLTQVKELGAVVYNCSCLAADLGKIFEAYWFLGDSQSIPSPWPTSFSTLYNKDTPLQLPLNNTPSNVYLSSSPPSFCAAGRTPDLQSILSVMEDAQSFIYIAVMNYLPTMEFSHPKRYWADIDTQLRRVGYEKRIKVRLLISCWASTQPVMFPFLKSLASVYDPKSKLDIQVRLFVVPASPKQKEIPFARVNHNKYMVTDKIAYIGTSNWSGDYFVSTAGSALVVNQTASQSLEPTVQSQLKAVFERDWNSDYSTPLTQHSNVKDLC is encoded by the exons atgaagacTGACATGGCTTACAACCAG CTGGTGGAcgtggagaggaggagacaagaaTCCAACAGGAAAGCACAGCTG TATTCCAGATGTGTGATAGCTCTGGCCACTGTGTCTACTATGTTGCTGGCCGCCACGGCCCTCTACATCCTCCTGACACCGAGGGTTTCCTCCTCCCATCCTGCCCCGAGCAGCAGCGTCCGTCGGCCCCAGGCCGAGTCCTGCTCAGACCCCTGCAA GATCGTTCTGGTGGAGAGCATCCCTGAAGGGCTGGAGTTTAATTCCAGCACCACTCACCCCTCCATCTTCCATACCTGGCTCAACCTAATGGGCGAGGCTCACAGCAGTATCGACATCGCCTCCTTCTATTGGACGCTCACTAACAAAGACACTGGCACTCATGAGCCGACAGCCAATCAG GGTGAGACCATCCTGAAGACACTAGCTGAGCTTTCAGGGAAGGTGTCTGTTCGTATCGCAGTCAACACACCACAGGAGAGTCAACCGCAAGACGACCTCAGACTGCTCAGAGACTCAG gagctGATATCAGGACAGTTAACATGAGAGAGCTCACCTCAGGTGTCCTCCACACAAAGTTCTGGGTTGTGGAcaagaaacacatttacattggCAGTGCCAACATGGACTGGAGATCCCTCACAcag GTGAAGGAGCTGGGCGCAGTGGTCTACAACTGCAGCTGCTTGGCTGCAGACCTGGGTAAGATCTTTGAAGCCTATTGGTTCCTAGGGGACAGTCAGTCAATCCCATCACCTTGGCCCACCAGCTTCTCCACCCTCTACAACAAGGACACGCCACTCCAGCTGCCACTCAACAACACACCGTCCAACGTCTACCTGTCG agTTCCCCTCCGTCCTTCTGTGCAGCCGGCAGGACTCCAGACCTTCAGTCCATCCTCAGTGTGATGGAGGACGCCCAGAGCTTCATCTACATTGCTGTCATGAACTACCTGCCCACCATGGAGTTTTCACATCCTAAAAG GTACTGGGCAGACATCGACACCCAGCTGAGGCGAGTGGGGTATGAGAAGCGGATCAAAGTGCGCCTGCTGATCAGCTGTTGGGCCAGCACCCAACCGGTCATGTTTCCCTTCCTGAAGTCTCTGGCCTCCGTTTACGACCCCAAGAGCAAACTGGATATCCAGGTG AGGCTGTTTGTGGTGCCTGCCAGCCCCAAGCAGAAGGAGATTCCCTTCGCCAGAGTCAACCACAACAAGTACATGGTGACTGACAAGATAGCCTACATAG gTACATCTAACTGGTCAGGTGACTACTTTGTGAGCACAGCTGGCTCAGCATTGGTTGTCAACCAGACTGCGTCACAGTCCCTGGAGCCAACCGTCCAATCACAGCTGAAGGCTGTGTTTGAGAGGGACTGGAACTCTGACTACAGCACCCCTCTCACCCAGCATTCAAACGTCAAAGACTTGTGTTAG